In Syntrophotaleaceae bacterium, a genomic segment contains:
- a CDS encoding superoxide dismutase family protein yields the protein MKRYLQGIALPVFCLLLITVGCERKVEGQQKEGEVTKAVAQLQPTKGNQASGTVTFESRDGGIRVTADLTGLEPGRHGFHIHEFGDCSAPDASSAGDHYNPTGTPHGAPTDPPEKRHVGDLGNLEADAEGKAHLEMVDPVIALDGENSIVGKAVVIHAQPDDLTSQPAGNAGPRVACGVIEPAQ from the coding sequence ATGAAGCGCTACCTGCAGGGAATAGCCCTGCCTGTTTTCTGTCTGCTGCTTATTACCGTCGGATGCGAAAGAAAAGTCGAGGGACAGCAGAAAGAAGGGGAGGTCACAAAGGCTGTTGCTCAATTGCAACCGACAAAGGGCAACCAGGCTTCGGGGACCGTGACCTTCGAGTCCCGGGATGGGGGCATACGGGTCACCGCCGACCTGACGGGGTTGGAACCGGGCAGGCACGGTTTCCATATCCATGAATTCGGGGATTGCAGTGCGCCCGACGCGAGCTCCGCAGGTGATCACTATAATCCGACGGGGACGCCGCATGGAGCGCCGACCGATCCTCCCGAAAAGCGGCACGTGGGGGATCTGGGGAATCTGGAAGCGGATGCCGAGGGCAAGGCTCACCTGGAGATGGTGGACCCGGTCATCGCCCTGGACGGTGAAAATTCCATTGTCGGCAAGGCGGTCGTCATCCATGCACAGCCTGACGATCTGACCAGCCAGCCGGCAGGCAACGCCGGGCCGCGAGTGGCCTGCGGGGTCATCGAGCCAGCCCAATAA
- a CDS encoding zinc-dependent alcohol dehydrogenase gives MKAVCWHGVHDVRVEDVPDPKILNSRDAIIKVSSTAICGSDLHLYDGYIPSMMPGDILGHEFMGEVVDVGEEVTNLQVGDRVVIPFPIACGRCFFCKNELWSLCDNSNPKAELAEALFGYSPSGIFGYSHLMGGYAGGQAEYVRVPFADVGPFKVPQEMRDEQVLFLTDILPTGYQAAENGNIRPGDIVAVWGCGPVGQFAIQSARLLGAERVIAIDRVPERLHLARKHGQAETLTDGEDPGALDIVEKLRDMTGGRGPDVCIDAVGMEAYGHGLLGLYDRILQAVRLETGRPHALRQAIQGCRKGGTVSIAGVYGGVVDKMNLGAAFNKGLTMKMGQTHVHRYMRPLLEKIQSGAIDPACIITHELSLEQAPHGYEIFKTKADECIKIVLKP, from the coding sequence ATGAAAGCCGTTTGCTGGCATGGTGTTCATGACGTGCGGGTCGAGGACGTCCCCGACCCGAAAATTCTTAATTCCCGTGATGCGATCATCAAGGTATCGTCAACCGCTATCTGCGGTTCCGACCTGCACCTCTACGACGGTTACATCCCCTCGATGATGCCGGGAGACATTCTCGGACACGAATTCATGGGAGAAGTGGTGGACGTGGGAGAGGAAGTGACCAATCTTCAGGTCGGGGACCGGGTTGTGATCCCATTTCCCATCGCCTGCGGGCGATGCTTCTTCTGCAAGAACGAGCTCTGGTCCCTTTGCGACAACTCCAACCCCAAGGCCGAACTGGCCGAGGCCCTCTTCGGCTATTCACCTTCGGGCATTTTCGGCTACTCCCACCTGATGGGCGGTTATGCCGGAGGTCAGGCGGAATACGTGCGGGTCCCCTTCGCGGATGTCGGCCCCTTCAAGGTTCCCCAGGAAATGAGGGACGAACAGGTGCTGTTCCTGACCGATATCCTCCCGACCGGGTACCAGGCGGCCGAGAACGGAAATATCCGGCCGGGCGACATCGTAGCCGTGTGGGGCTGCGGGCCAGTCGGACAGTTTGCGATCCAGAGCGCCCGTCTGTTGGGGGCGGAACGGGTTATCGCCATCGACCGGGTGCCGGAGAGGCTCCACCTGGCCAGGAAACACGGGCAGGCCGAAACCTTGACCGACGGCGAGGATCCGGGCGCCCTGGACATCGTTGAAAAACTGCGCGACATGACCGGAGGCCGCGGTCCGGATGTCTGTATCGATGCCGTCGGCATGGAAGCCTACGGGCATGGCCTTCTCGGCCTGTATGACCGGATCCTGCAGGCCGTGCGTTTGGAGACGGGCAGACCTCATGCCCTGCGCCAGGCGATTCAGGGCTGCCGCAAGGGCGGAACGGTATCGATCGCAGGGGTCTATGGGGGAGTGGTCGACAAAATGAATCTCGGCGCGGCCTTCAACAAAGGGCTGACCATGAAGATGGGCCAGACCCATGTGCATCGGTACATGCGGCCTCTGCTTGAAAAGATTCAGTCGGGGGCGATTGACCCCGCCTGCATCATCACCCATGAATTGAGCCTGGAGCAGGCTCCGCATGGCTACGAAATCTTCAAGACCAAGGCTGACGAGTGCATCAAAATCGTTCTCAAGCCTTGA
- a CDS encoding SRPBCC family protein — protein MKMDLLSNIKKKNVGENERKLSTLGGGAMLLMALARRSSRKLPMAIGGGYLLYRGLSGKCPLSRMLSMGQQDRETEGIDVERSVTIARPVEEIYSFWRNFENLPRFMQHLEKVEILNEKTSRWVARAPLGQQVEWRAEITEEQPNEKISWRSLPDSEVKTSGSVLFKTAPAGRGTEIRVYLTFQPPGGTLGAAIARLFGEHPDRQVREDLRRLKQILETGETATVTGQPSGRSW, from the coding sequence ATGAAAATGGATCTTCTTTCGAACATCAAAAAAAAGAATGTCGGTGAAAATGAACGAAAGTTATCGACTCTGGGAGGCGGTGCCATGCTCCTGATGGCTCTGGCCCGCCGTTCGAGCCGGAAACTCCCCATGGCCATCGGCGGAGGGTACCTGCTCTATCGCGGCTTATCCGGGAAATGCCCCCTGTCCCGGATGCTGAGCATGGGTCAGCAGGACCGGGAAACCGAGGGGATCGACGTGGAGCGGTCGGTCACCATTGCCAGGCCGGTGGAGGAGATTTACAGCTTCTGGCGCAATTTCGAAAACCTCCCCCGTTTCATGCAGCATCTGGAGAAGGTTGAGATCCTGAATGAAAAAACCTCCCGCTGGGTGGCCCGGGCCCCCCTCGGACAGCAGGTGGAATGGCGGGCCGAAATCACCGAGGAGCAACCCAATGAAAAGATCTCCTGGCGTTCTTTGCCCGATTCGGAAGTGAAGACCAGCGGTTCGGTCCTCTTCAAAACCGCACCGGCAGGCCGGGGAACGGAAATCCGGGTCTACCTGACCTTTCAGCCGCCCGGGGGCACCCTGGGCGCCGCCATCGCCCGACTGTTCGGGGAGCATCCGGACCGGCAGGTGCGGGAAGACCTGCGCCGCTTGAAGCAGATTCTCGAAACCGGCGAAACCGCCACGGTGACCGGTCAACCCTCAGGGCGTTCCTGGTGA
- a CDS encoding glycosyltransferase family 9 protein — protein MTSLDVLIPTYNRPEALAVTLSGLAGQSWKDFRIVISDQSPDLELEQIRITASIIRLLRAQGHTVDVHKHLPRRGMAEQRQFLLDLTHAPYALFLDDDLMLESWQIAMMIDSIRSYGCGFVGSAPIGLSFLNDLRPQEQQIDFWDGPVTPETVLPDTPDWNRYRLHNAANLFHLQKQLGAEPATPRAYKVAWVGGCVLYDTACLQAVGGFNFWRDMPETHCGEDVLAQLRVMARYGGCGLMPSGVYHQELPTTVPDRQIDAPRFLDPFPKPQDPAPLRIPGVKKIAVLRCNGLGDFLFAVPALHALKRAYPGAELVLLARRWLVDFLQNRPGPVDRVLEVPPCRGVGEAENYQEDAQELEAFFHRMEEERFDLALQMHGGGLYSNPFVRRLGARLTSGCRSPEAAPLDRWAHYTLYQPEVLRYLEVAALVGATGTALQPTISVTEADLQEARSALPETSEPLVIFHPGAGDPRRRWPPEKFIVTGRALEDFGARVAVVGMGAEEERLADEIVKGLDKRTVDLSGRLSLGGLAGLLSRADLLLANDSGPLHLAAAVGAPTIGIFWCGNLITAGPPTRTWHRPVISWRMHCPICGQDCSRYNCGHKASFVADVDARDVTASALALLQLRLDLLRLPQD, from the coding sequence ATGACATCGCTGGATGTACTGATCCCCACTTACAACCGCCCGGAGGCGCTTGCCGTGACCCTCTCCGGCCTGGCTGGCCAGAGCTGGAAGGATTTTCGGATCGTGATCTCCGATCAGAGCCCGGATCTGGAGCTGGAACAGATCCGGATAACGGCCTCCATCATCCGGCTCCTGCGGGCTCAGGGACACACGGTAGACGTCCACAAGCATCTGCCGCGACGGGGCATGGCGGAACAGCGCCAGTTTCTGCTCGACCTGACGCACGCCCCCTATGCCCTGTTCCTCGACGATGACCTGATGCTGGAATCCTGGCAGATTGCCATGATGATCGATTCCATCCGCTCCTACGGCTGCGGTTTTGTCGGCAGTGCCCCCATCGGACTCAGTTTCCTGAATGATCTGCGCCCCCAGGAGCAGCAGATTGACTTCTGGGATGGGCCGGTCACACCGGAGACCGTTCTCCCCGACACTCCGGACTGGAACCGATACCGACTGCACAACGCCGCCAACCTGTTTCACCTGCAAAAACAGTTGGGAGCCGAGCCCGCCACTCCCCGGGCCTATAAAGTGGCCTGGGTCGGGGGCTGTGTTCTGTATGACACCGCCTGCCTGCAGGCGGTCGGCGGCTTCAACTTCTGGCGCGACATGCCCGAGACCCATTGCGGGGAGGACGTGCTGGCCCAGTTGCGGGTGATGGCCCGTTACGGCGGCTGTGGCCTGATGCCCTCCGGCGTCTATCACCAGGAGCTGCCCACCACCGTACCCGACCGCCAGATCGATGCTCCCCGGTTTCTCGACCCATTCCCTAAACCGCAGGACCCGGCCCCGTTGAGGATTCCGGGAGTGAAGAAAATCGCCGTCCTGAGATGCAATGGACTCGGCGATTTCCTGTTCGCCGTGCCCGCCCTTCATGCTTTGAAACGGGCCTACCCCGGCGCCGAACTGGTCCTGCTGGCCCGCCGCTGGCTGGTGGATTTCCTGCAGAATCGGCCGGGGCCGGTGGACCGGGTCCTGGAGGTGCCTCCCTGCCGGGGAGTCGGGGAAGCCGAAAATTATCAGGAGGATGCCCAGGAACTGGAAGCCTTTTTCCATCGGATGGAAGAGGAGCGGTTCGATCTGGCCCTGCAGATGCATGGAGGAGGTCTTTATTCAAACCCCTTCGTCCGCCGCCTCGGAGCCCGCCTGACCAGCGGCTGCCGCAGCCCGGAGGCCGCGCCCCTCGACCGGTGGGCTCACTACACCCTGTACCAGCCGGAAGTCCTGCGTTATCTGGAGGTGGCTGCCTTGGTCGGCGCCACAGGGACAGCCCTGCAGCCGACGATCTCCGTCACCGAGGCCGATCTGCAAGAGGCCCGGTCGGCACTCCCTGAGACTTCAGAACCGCTGGTGATCTTTCACCCCGGGGCCGGAGACCCCCGCAGGCGTTGGCCTCCCGAAAAATTCATCGTGACCGGCCGCGCCCTGGAGGATTTCGGCGCCCGGGTGGCGGTGGTCGGTATGGGAGCCGAGGAGGAGCGGCTGGCCGATGAAATCGTGAAGGGGCTGGACAAGAGAACCGTCGATCTGAGTGGAAGGCTTTCCCTCGGCGGCCTCGCCGGTCTGCTGTCCCGCGCCGACCTGCTGCTGGCCAACGATTCCGGGCCCCTTCATCTGGCCGCGGCAGTTGGTGCGCCGACCATCGGCATCTTCTGGTGCGGCAACCTGATCACAGCCGGCCCTCCGACCCGAACCTGGCATCGCCCGGTTATTTCCTGGCGGATGCACTGCCCGATCTGCGGTCAAGATTGCAGCAGATACAACTGCGGCCATAAGGCGTCTTTCGTGGCCGACGTAGACGCCCGGGACGTCACCGCCTCCGCGCTGGCGCTGCTCCAACTGCGACTTGACCTGCTGCGCCTTCCGCAGGACTAA
- the waaF gene encoding lipopolysaccharide heptosyltransferase II, translated as MPPAKTLTAPSWATARNILCIRLDSLGDVLMTTPALKALKAGRPERRITLLTSPAGARVATLIPEIQDVIIYSSPWMKATAPRADSRYEFEMVEVLRDRFDAVVIFTVFSQNPLPAAMLAYLANIPLRLAHCRENPYQLLTDWVRETDLDVNRGVRHEVRRQLDLVSAVNCRTEDETLSLSVSSGDRENLREKLADRRLDTTLPWLVIHPGASAPSRRYRPEGFASVVSTLQSVHGFQIVLTGSRDEIELVESIRRQAGVPALSLAGCLSLRELAALIAESPLLISNNTGPAHMAAALGTPVVDLYALTNPQHTPWQVPHRILNVDVPCRNCFKSICPHGHQDCLKKVSPEAIVTAALQLLADTPLELQCQEIGNR; from the coding sequence ATGCCTCCGGCAAAGACATTAACGGCCCCCTCCTGGGCCACTGCCCGCAACATTCTCTGCATTCGGCTCGATTCTCTCGGAGACGTCCTGATGACGACCCCGGCTCTCAAGGCCCTCAAAGCCGGACGGCCCGAGCGCCGGATCACCCTGTTGACCTCCCCGGCCGGCGCCCGGGTTGCGACACTGATTCCGGAGATCCAGGACGTCATCATCTATTCCTCCCCCTGGATGAAAGCGACCGCGCCGAGAGCCGACAGCCGTTACGAGTTCGAGATGGTCGAGGTCCTGCGGGATCGTTTCGACGCCGTCGTAATCTTCACTGTTTTCAGTCAGAATCCCCTCCCGGCGGCCATGCTGGCCTACCTGGCCAACATTCCCCTGCGTTTGGCTCATTGCCGGGAAAACCCCTATCAGCTGCTGACCGACTGGGTGCGCGAAACCGATCTGGATGTGAACCGGGGTGTGCGTCATGAAGTGCGGCGTCAGCTCGATCTGGTTTCGGCCGTGAACTGCAGAACCGAGGACGAAACCCTGTCCCTGTCGGTTTCCTCCGGTGATCGGGAAAATTTGAGAGAAAAACTGGCGGACCGTCGACTCGACACAACCCTGCCTTGGCTGGTCATCCATCCGGGGGCCAGTGCCCCTTCAAGGCGTTACCGGCCGGAAGGGTTCGCCTCCGTGGTAAGCACCCTGCAATCCGTACACGGATTTCAAATCGTCCTGACCGGCAGCCGCGATGAAATTGAACTGGTGGAGTCGATCCGCAGGCAGGCCGGTGTTCCGGCCCTCTCCCTGGCCGGCTGCCTGTCCCTGCGGGAGCTGGCCGCCCTGATCGCCGAAAGCCCTCTGCTCATCTCGAACAACACCGGTCCGGCTCACATGGCGGCGGCCCTCGGCACCCCCGTGGTCGACCTGTATGCCCTGACCAATCCTCAGCATACCCCCTGGCAGGTTCCCCACCGGATTCTGAATGTCGACGTGCCTTGCCGCAACTGTTTCAAAAGCATCTGCCCTCACGGACATCAGGACTGCCTGAAAAAGGTCAGCCCGGAGGCGATCGTCACAGCCGCCCTGCAGCTGCTCGCAGACACCCCGCTCGAACTGCAATGTCAGGAGATCGGCAACCGATGA
- the rfaE2 gene encoding D-glycero-beta-D-manno-heptose 1-phosphate adenylyltransferase: MNGSLLNLIDAFPGIRVLVVGEALLDSYLSGPTERLCREAPVPVVTVTGRRHQPGGAANTAVNLRALGSRVDFLSVTGDDAEGRLLRRALEDQGVSTKILLADAERSTLAKQRVLADDQMVVRFDQGSIHPLSARTEGEMIRRLEEVFLEVDAVLVSDYNYGLVTQGIIQSLTMLQKRQPRIMVIDSKRLEAFAGLNMTAAKPNYSEALRLLGLDRAARQKIGGEERVALISQWGGRLLKLIGARIVAVTLDHDGALIFEGDEVPYRTYARRTRNSRAAGAGDTFAAALTLSLASGAHTENAAEIASAAASVVVSREGTSICHAAELRNHFTAGEKFFTTVSQLDPQLAAYRRQNRRIVFTNGCFDILHRGHIAYLNRAKANGDLLIIGLNSDDSVSRLKGPSRPINSLEDRAQVLAALSCIDHIVAFDEDTAHDLIRHIRPDVFVKGGDYSLETLPEAPLVQELGGKVLILPYMFDHSTTNLIERIRCLDSPTAKQTIN; the protein is encoded by the coding sequence ATGAACGGCAGCCTGCTGAATCTGATTGATGCCTTTCCCGGCATCCGGGTGCTGGTGGTGGGTGAAGCCCTGCTGGACAGTTATCTGTCCGGTCCCACCGAGCGCCTCTGCCGCGAGGCCCCCGTACCGGTCGTGACGGTGACCGGACGCCGGCATCAGCCGGGAGGCGCCGCCAATACGGCGGTCAATCTGCGTGCCCTCGGATCACGGGTCGATTTCCTGTCGGTCACCGGCGATGATGCCGAAGGCCGCCTGCTGCGCCGCGCTCTCGAGGACCAGGGCGTCTCCACCAAAATACTGCTGGCTGACGCAGAGCGAAGCACCTTGGCCAAGCAGAGAGTGCTGGCCGATGACCAGATGGTGGTCCGCTTCGACCAGGGCAGTATCCATCCCCTGTCGGCTCGAACGGAGGGTGAAATGATCCGCCGGCTGGAGGAAGTTTTTCTCGAGGTCGATGCCGTCCTGGTCTCCGATTACAATTACGGCCTGGTGACCCAGGGCATCATCCAGTCCCTGACCATGCTGCAGAAGCGCCAGCCCCGTATCATGGTCATTGACTCGAAACGGCTGGAGGCCTTCGCGGGACTGAATATGACGGCCGCCAAACCGAACTATTCGGAAGCCCTGAGGTTGCTCGGCCTGGACCGTGCGGCCCGGCAGAAAATCGGTGGTGAAGAGCGGGTCGCCCTGATCAGTCAGTGGGGGGGCCGACTGCTGAAACTGATCGGCGCCAGGATCGTCGCGGTCACCCTGGACCATGACGGAGCCCTGATTTTCGAAGGGGACGAGGTGCCCTACCGGACCTATGCCCGGCGAACCAGAAACTCCCGGGCAGCCGGAGCCGGTGATACCTTCGCCGCCGCACTGACCCTGAGTCTTGCCTCCGGAGCCCATACCGAAAACGCCGCCGAAATCGCCTCGGCTGCAGCCTCGGTGGTCGTCAGCAGGGAGGGTACCTCGATCTGCCACGCGGCCGAACTGCGCAATCATTTTACCGCCGGGGAAAAATTTTTTACCACCGTGTCCCAACTGGACCCCCAGCTGGCCGCCTACCGGCGCCAGAACCGCCGGATAGTTTTCACCAACGGCTGCTTTGACATTCTGCATCGCGGCCATATCGCCTATCTCAACCGGGCCAAGGCGAATGGAGACCTGCTGATCATCGGCTTGAATTCAGACGACAGCGTCAGCCGCCTCAAAGGCCCCAGCCGGCCGATCAATTCCCTTGAGGATCGGGCTCAGGTGCTGGCCGCTCTGAGCTGTATCGACCATATCGTCGCCTTTGACGAGGATACGGCCCATGACCTCATTCGGCACATCAGGCCCGACGTCTTTGTCAAGGGAGGGGATTACAGCCTGGAAACGCTCCCTGAGGCGCCTCTGGTTCAGGAACTGGGAGGCAAGGTCCTGATACTGCCTTACATGTTCGATCATTCCACCACCAATCTCATCGAGCGGATTCGCTGCCTCGACTCGCCGACGGCCAAGCAGACCATCAATTAG
- a CDS encoding HAD family hydrolase, giving the protein MSRKAIFLDKDGTLIENVPFNVDVTKVRLLDGVPLGLQALQEAGFQLIIVTNQPGVALGHFQKKDLFRIRHHMAFLFEQAGVTLSGFYYCPHHPDARLPQFRMECSCRKPGPGLLYMASIDNQIELEESWMVGDILDDVEAGRRADCLTALIDNGNETEWQVTPLRKPHVTAPNFLSAVEKILSWGPGCHGLPGGEVRERMSSIGERPS; this is encoded by the coding sequence ATGAGCAGAAAAGCGATATTTCTCGACAAGGACGGCACACTGATCGAAAACGTGCCCTTCAACGTGGACGTAACCAAAGTTCGCCTGCTGGATGGTGTACCGCTGGGGCTGCAAGCCCTCCAGGAAGCCGGCTTCCAGTTGATCATCGTTACCAATCAGCCGGGAGTGGCCCTCGGCCATTTCCAGAAAAAGGACCTCTTCAGGATTCGGCACCACATGGCTTTTCTTTTCGAGCAGGCCGGTGTGACCCTGTCCGGCTTCTACTATTGCCCGCATCATCCGGACGCCAGGCTGCCGCAGTTTCGCATGGAATGTTCCTGCCGAAAACCGGGCCCGGGCCTGCTCTATATGGCCTCCATCGACAACCAGATCGAATTGGAGGAATCCTGGATGGTGGGGGACATACTGGACGACGTGGAGGCCGGCCGCCGGGCCGATTGCCTGACCGCCCTGATCGACAACGGCAACGAGACCGAATGGCAGGTCACCCCGCTGCGCAAGCCGCACGTTACCGCCCCGAATTTTTTGTCCGCCGTGGAAAAGATCCTGTCCTGGGGACCAGGCTGCCACGGTTTGCCGGGCGGGGAGGTCCGCGAGCGAATGTCTTCCATTGGAGAGCGACCTTCATGA
- a CDS encoding SDR family oxidoreductase — translation MESFKGKVMLVTGGARGLGEAICANLAETGATVIAADIRADLLQTLEAGQRSLGRDLSSLTLDICDEKQVEKALRDLVARHGRLDVLVNNAGTDRTASVEELEVADWDKVIATNLRAPFLFSKFAFPIMREQGGGTIINIASTAAKRAWANAAAYHASKWGLLGFSHSLQVEGRKSGIKVTAVVAGGMRTPFLLDRFPEIDLNNLQDPKNVAATVRFVLTQPAETVVPEIMVLPMLETSWP, via the coding sequence ATGGAGTCGTTCAAAGGGAAGGTCATGCTGGTCACCGGCGGAGCACGCGGCCTGGGAGAAGCCATCTGCGCCAATCTTGCTGAAACCGGAGCGACAGTGATCGCGGCGGATATCCGTGCCGATCTGCTGCAGACGCTGGAAGCCGGGCAGCGCTCCCTGGGGAGGGACCTTTCCAGCCTGACTCTGGACATCTGCGACGAAAAGCAGGTTGAAAAAGCCCTCCGCGATCTGGTCGCCCGGCACGGCCGGCTCGACGTTCTCGTCAACAATGCCGGCACGGACAGAACTGCTTCGGTAGAGGAACTGGAAGTGGCGGACTGGGACAAGGTGATCGCCACCAATCTGCGCGCCCCGTTCCTGTTCTCCAAGTTCGCCTTTCCCATCATGCGGGAACAGGGGGGCGGCACCATCATCAACATTGCCTCCACGGCCGCCAAACGGGCATGGGCCAACGCGGCCGCTTATCACGCCAGCAAATGGGGGCTGCTGGGCTTCAGTCATTCCCTGCAGGTGGAGGGCAGGAAAAGCGGGATCAAGGTGACGGCGGTGGTCGCCGGAGGGATGCGAACCCCCTTTCTGCTCGATCGTTTTCCGGAAATAGACCTTAACAACCTTCAGGACCCCAAAAACGTGGCCGCAACAGTCCGTTTCGTCCTGACCCAACCAGCCGAGACGGTGGTACCCGAGATCATGGTGCTGCCGATGCTCGAGACGTCGTGGCCCTGA
- a CDS encoding glycosyltransferase family 1 protein: MPASRNTRRRIAMISDHASPLAPVGSVDSGGQNIYVAQVARHLVRMGYGVDVFTRRDDSNLPDILPWEDGVRIIHVPAGPASFIPKEQLLPHMEEFTRYLRKFMKRQDNRYDFIHAHFWMSALVAADLKKDLGIPYTITFHALGRVRRQHQGEADGFPDVRFEIEERTIAEADAVIAECPQDALDLQLLYGADAAKLAIIPCGFDPSELWPLKQAFARESLGLPHDERIILQLGRMVPRKGVDNAVQAFARLVQMHGVKARMVIVGGGSETPDPKVTPEIGRLQELARELGVQELVTFAGRQGRKALKYYYSAADVFVSTPWYEPFGITPVESMACGTPVIGSNVGGIKYTIQDGKTGYLVPPQEPDILAVRLEELCRSPSLLRRFGRQSIRRVNEFFTWKSVAESIASLYEKVLTNTEEAGYTRISHALNTSQRLPAQSLWRSPISARELENRPLKG; the protein is encoded by the coding sequence ATGCCCGCAAGCAGAAACACCCGTCGGCGGATTGCCATGATCAGTGATCACGCCTCCCCACTGGCCCCTGTGGGCAGTGTCGACAGCGGAGGGCAGAACATCTATGTCGCTCAGGTTGCCCGCCATCTGGTTCGTATGGGCTACGGGGTGGACGTTTTTACCCGCAGGGACGACAGCAACCTGCCCGATATTCTGCCCTGGGAAGACGGTGTGCGCATCATTCATGTACCAGCCGGTCCCGCCAGTTTCATCCCCAAGGAGCAGTTGCTGCCACACATGGAGGAGTTCACCCGCTACCTGCGAAAGTTCATGAAGCGCCAGGACAATCGGTACGATTTCATCCATGCCCATTTCTGGATGTCCGCCCTCGTCGCCGCCGATCTTAAAAAAGATCTCGGCATCCCCTATACCATCACCTTTCACGCCCTCGGCCGGGTCAGGCGACAGCATCAGGGGGAGGCGGACGGTTTTCCCGACGTGCGTTTCGAAATCGAGGAGCGCACCATTGCCGAAGCCGATGCCGTCATCGCCGAGTGCCCGCAGGACGCCCTCGACCTGCAGCTTCTATATGGAGCGGATGCCGCCAAACTGGCCATCATCCCCTGCGGTTTCGATCCGTCGGAACTCTGGCCCCTGAAACAGGCCTTCGCCAGAGAGTCCCTCGGCCTGCCGCACGATGAAAGGATCATCCTGCAACTGGGGCGGATGGTTCCGCGCAAGGGGGTTGACAATGCCGTGCAGGCCTTCGCCCGCCTGGTGCAGATGCATGGAGTCAAGGCCCGCATGGTGATCGTGGGCGGCGGCTCCGAAACACCCGATCCGAAAGTGACCCCGGAGATCGGCCGCCTCCAGGAGTTGGCCCGGGAGCTGGGGGTGCAGGAGCTGGTGACCTTCGCCGGCCGGCAGGGACGAAAAGCACTCAAATACTACTACAGCGCAGCGGATGTATTCGTCTCCACCCCGTGGTACGAGCCCTTCGGCATCACCCCCGTGGAATCCATGGCTTGCGGAACACCGGTGATCGGCTCCAATGTCGGCGGCATCAAATACACCATTCAGGACGGAAAAACCGGCTACCTGGTTCCTCCGCAGGAACCGGACATACTGGCCGTCCGTCTCGAGGAACTGTGCCGCTCTCCCTCCCTGCTGCGTCGCTTCGGCCGCCAGTCCATAAGGAGAGTCAACGAGTTTTTCACCTGGAAAAGCGTCGCCGAGTCCATCGCCAGTCTCTATGAAAAGGTTTTGACCAATACGGAAGAAGCTGGTTACACCAGGATTTCCCATGCTCTCAATACGTCACAGCGACTTCCCGCTCAATCCCTGTGGCGATCGCCCATATCGGCCCGGGAACTGGAAAACCGACCGCTGAAAGGATGA